From the genome of Clostridium sp. BNL1100, one region includes:
- the msrA gene encoding peptide-methionine (S)-S-oxide reductase MsrA has product MSEVWLAGGCFWGVQAFLSRLPGVIHTEVGYANGNTENPTYEDVCRRSTGHAETVYVKYDKTKISMEKLLDYFFRIIDPTLLNRQGNDIGPQYRTGIYYKNPEDREIIDSYINSKQELYKGKILTEVLPLDNFYKAEDYHQEYLDKNPQGYCHIDLSILNDIGKE; this is encoded by the coding sequence ATTTCTGAGGTATGGCTTGCGGGAGGATGTTTCTGGGGAGTTCAGGCATTTTTGTCAAGACTTCCGGGAGTAATCCATACGGAGGTTGGTTATGCAAACGGAAACACTGAAAACCCTACCTATGAAGATGTTTGCAGAAGGTCAACAGGTCATGCTGAAACTGTTTATGTAAAGTATGATAAAACTAAGATTTCTATGGAAAAGCTGTTGGATTATTTTTTCAGAATTATAGACCCTACCTTGCTCAACAGACAGGGGAACGATATAGGTCCACAGTACCGTACAGGTATTTACTATAAGAATCCAGAAGACAGGGAAATTATAGATAGCTATATCAATAGCAAACAGGAGTTGTACAAAGGAAAAATCCTGACAGAGGTTCTTCCTCTTGACAATTTTTATAAAGCAGAGGATTACCATCAGGAGTATCTTGATAAAAATCCTCAGGGGTACTGTCACATTGACTTATCCATCCTAAATGACATTGGAAAGGAATGA